Proteins found in one Serratia plymuthica genomic segment:
- the msrQ gene encoding protein-methionine-sulfoxide reductase heme-binding subunit MsrQ, with the protein MRLTPLHIKGIKVAIYLAAFLPFLWLLLAVDQGWFSADPAKDIQHFTGRMTLKLLLATLMIAPLARYARQPLLIRCRRLVGLWCFAWGTLHLISYSTLELGLSNIGLLGRELVTRPYLTLGIISWLILLALAATSTLWAMRKLGAKWQTLHNFVYLAAILAPIHYLWSVKTFSPQPFIYALLAILLLALRYKKFRNWWR; encoded by the coding sequence GTGCGTTTAACTCCGCTTCACATCAAAGGGATCAAGGTCGCCATTTATCTGGCGGCATTCCTGCCGTTTCTCTGGCTGCTGCTGGCGGTGGATCAGGGCTGGTTCAGCGCCGATCCGGCCAAGGATATTCAGCATTTTACCGGCAGAATGACGCTGAAACTGCTGCTGGCGACCTTGATGATTGCCCCGCTGGCGCGCTATGCCCGCCAACCGCTGCTGATCCGCTGCCGCCGCCTGGTGGGGCTGTGGTGTTTTGCCTGGGGCACGCTGCATTTGATAAGCTATTCAACGCTCGAATTGGGGCTGAGCAATATCGGCCTGCTGGGGCGCGAACTGGTGACTCGTCCTTATCTGACACTCGGCATTATCAGTTGGCTGATTTTGCTCGCGCTGGCCGCCACCTCTACACTATGGGCAATGCGCAAACTGGGTGCCAAATGGCAGACGTTGCATAACTTCGTCTATCTGGCGGCGATACTGGCGCCGATTCACTATCTGTGGTCGGTAAAAACTTTTTCCCCACAACCTTTCATTTACGCCCTGCTGGCTATACTGCTGCTGGCGCTGCGATACAAAAAATTCCGCAATTGGTGGCGTTAA
- the aroQ gene encoding type II 3-dehydroquinate dehydratase, which translates to MADKSHILLLNGPNLNLLGTREPEKYGSTTLTEIVNGLENQASALDITLSHLQSNAEYQLIDRIHQARGNTDFILINPAAFTHTSVALRDALLAVQIPFIEIHLSNVHAREPFRHHSYLSDVAVGVICGLGADGYTFALQAAVNRLSKTH; encoded by the coding sequence ATGGCAGACAAGTCTCACATTTTGCTTTTGAACGGCCCCAATCTGAATCTGCTGGGGACGCGTGAGCCGGAGAAGTACGGCAGCACGACGCTCACAGAAATCGTTAACGGATTGGAAAACCAGGCATCCGCGCTGGATATCACCCTGAGCCATCTGCAATCCAACGCCGAGTATCAGCTTATCGATCGCATACATCAGGCACGCGGCAACACGGATTTTATTCTGATCAACCCTGCCGCGTTCACGCATACCAGCGTGGCGCTGCGTGATGCATTGCTGGCGGTGCAGATCCCGTTTATCGAGATCCACCTCTCCAATGTGCACGCCCGCGAGCCTTTCCGCCATCATTCCTACCTCTCCGATGTTGCGGTAGGCGTGATTTGCGGCCTCGGCGCGGATGGCTACACATTTGCTTTACAGGCAGCGGTTAACCGTCTGTCAAAAACCCACTAA
- a CDS encoding MDR family oxidoreductase produces MRALLLEQQDEQTLAHIKDISSDQLPDGDVTIDVNWSSLNYKDALAITGKGKIIRQFPMVPGIDFAGTVRDSADPRFKDGQSVVLTGWGVGENHWGGLAEQARVSGEWLVPLPHGLDERQAMILGTAGFTAMLCVMALEEGGVRPDDGDILVTGASGGVGSAAIAILTALGYHVTAISGRESNTDYLKALGAKEVLSRSGYLEAPRPLEKQLWAGAVDTVGDTLLARVLAQMNYNGVVAACGLAGGYHLPTTVMPFILRNVRLQGVDSVHTPLHRRQTAWERLAGILPDSFYQQATQEITLEQAPATAAALLNNQVTGRTLVKIR; encoded by the coding sequence ATGCGCGCACTGCTATTGGAACAACAAGACGAGCAAACTTTGGCACACATCAAAGACATCAGCAGCGATCAACTGCCCGATGGCGATGTGACGATCGACGTTAACTGGTCCAGCCTTAACTATAAAGATGCGCTGGCGATCACCGGCAAAGGCAAGATCATCCGCCAATTCCCTATGGTACCTGGCATCGACTTCGCCGGCACGGTACGCGACAGCGCAGACCCGCGCTTTAAGGATGGCCAGAGCGTGGTGCTCACCGGCTGGGGCGTCGGCGAAAATCACTGGGGCGGCCTGGCAGAGCAGGCGCGGGTATCCGGCGAATGGCTGGTGCCGCTGCCGCATGGGTTGGATGAACGCCAGGCGATGATCCTCGGCACAGCGGGGTTTACCGCCATGTTATGCGTGATGGCGCTGGAAGAAGGCGGCGTACGACCGGATGACGGCGACATTCTGGTGACCGGCGCCAGCGGTGGCGTTGGCAGCGCGGCGATCGCCATTCTGACGGCATTGGGCTATCACGTGACCGCGATCAGCGGCCGCGAAAGCAACACCGACTACCTGAAAGCGCTGGGAGCCAAAGAGGTACTGTCGCGCAGCGGCTATCTGGAAGCGCCACGCCCGCTGGAGAAACAGCTGTGGGCCGGCGCGGTAGATACCGTTGGCGACACCTTGCTGGCACGAGTGCTGGCACAGATGAACTATAACGGCGTCGTCGCCGCCTGCGGACTGGCCGGCGGTTACCACCTGCCAACCACGGTGATGCCGTTTATTCTGCGCAACGTGCGCCTGCAGGGTGTGGACTCGGTGCATACCCCGCTGCACCGCCGCCAAACCGCCTGGGAACGCCTGGCCGGTATTCTGCCGGACAGCTTCTACCAGCAGGCCACGCAGGAAATTACGCTGGAACAGGCGCCGGCCACTGCCGCAGCGCTACTGAATAACCAAGTCACCGGCCGCACGCTAGTGAAAATCCGCTAA
- the accB gene encoding acetyl-CoA carboxylase biotin carboxyl carrier protein: MDIRKIKKLIELVEESGISELEISEGEESVRISRAAPAQAYPMMPQAYAMPAQQPALANAVASAPAAEPPAAPAAMSGHIVRSPMVGTFYRTPSPDAKAFIEIGQKVNAGDTLCIVEAMKMMNQIEADKSGVVKAILVENGQPVEFDEPLVVIE, encoded by the coding sequence ATGGATATTCGTAAAATCAAGAAACTGATCGAACTGGTTGAAGAATCAGGCATTTCTGAACTGGAAATCTCTGAAGGCGAAGAGTCGGTTCGCATCAGCCGTGCCGCGCCTGCGCAGGCTTACCCAATGATGCCGCAGGCCTATGCCATGCCGGCGCAGCAGCCGGCTCTGGCTAACGCCGTTGCCAGCGCGCCTGCCGCAGAACCCCCTGCAGCACCGGCGGCCATGAGTGGCCACATCGTCCGTTCCCCAATGGTCGGCACTTTCTACCGCACGCCAAGCCCGGATGCGAAAGCCTTCATCGAAATCGGCCAGAAAGTGAACGCCGGCGACACGCTGTGCATCGTTGAAGCCATGAAAATGATGAACCAGATCGAAGCGGACAAATCCGGCGTTGTTAAAGCTATTCTGGTAGAAAACGGCCAACCGGTTGAATTTGACGAGCCACTGGTCGTCATCGAATAA
- the msrP gene encoding protein-methionine-sulfoxide reductase catalytic subunit MsrP, with the protein MSKQRKLTEADVTPESVFHQRRKVLQALGITAASLALPTPARADLLSWFKGHDRPKAPPGKPLTFTKPAAWQSQLALTPEDKVSGYNNFYEFGLDKADPAANAGGLKTEGWKVRIDGEVGKPITLDIDDLIKRFPLEQRIYRMRCVEAWSMVVPWIGFELGKLIKLAEPNSNARYVAFQTLYDPEQMPGQKDRFIGGGLKYPYVEGLRLDEAMNPLALLTVGVYGKTLPPQNGAPLRLITPWKYGFKGIKSIVHIRLVRDQPPTTWNESAPNEYGFYANVNPHVDHPRWSQATERFIGSGGILDVKRQPTLLFNGYADQVASLYRGMDLRENF; encoded by the coding sequence ATGAGTAAACAACGAAAATTGACCGAGGCCGATGTCACACCCGAGAGCGTGTTTCATCAGCGGCGCAAAGTGTTGCAGGCATTGGGCATCACCGCCGCTTCACTGGCGTTGCCCACCCCTGCGCGGGCGGATTTGCTGTCATGGTTCAAAGGCCACGATCGACCCAAGGCACCCCCGGGCAAACCGCTGACGTTCACCAAACCTGCGGCCTGGCAATCCCAGTTGGCACTTACGCCGGAAGACAAGGTTTCCGGTTACAACAATTTCTACGAATTCGGTCTCGATAAGGCCGATCCCGCCGCCAATGCCGGGGGATTGAAAACCGAAGGCTGGAAGGTACGCATCGACGGTGAAGTCGGTAAACCGATCACGCTGGATATCGATGATTTGATCAAGCGCTTCCCACTGGAACAGCGCATCTACCGCATGCGTTGCGTAGAGGCCTGGTCGATGGTCGTCCCCTGGATTGGCTTTGAACTGGGTAAACTCATTAAACTGGCGGAGCCGAACAGCAATGCACGCTACGTGGCCTTCCAGACGCTGTACGATCCGGAACAGATGCCGGGCCAGAAGGATCGCTTTATCGGCGGCGGCCTGAAGTATCCGTATGTCGAAGGGCTGCGTCTCGATGAAGCCATGAACCCGCTGGCGCTGCTGACCGTCGGCGTATACGGCAAAACGCTGCCGCCGCAAAATGGCGCGCCGCTGCGGCTGATCACCCCATGGAAATACGGTTTCAAAGGCATTAAATCCATTGTTCATATCCGCCTGGTGCGTGATCAACCGCCGACGACCTGGAATGAGTCTGCGCCCAATGAATACGGTTTCTACGCCAACGTGAACCCGCACGTCGATCATCCGCGCTGGTCGCAGGCCACCGAACGTTTTATCGGTTCCGGCGGCATCCTGGACGTCAAACGCCAGCCGACGCTGCTGTTTAACGGCTATGCCGATCAGGTCGCGTCGCTGTATCGCGGGATGGACCTGCGGGAGAATTTTTAA
- a CDS encoding YhdT family protein, whose amino-acid sequence MDKRFIQAHREARWALGLTLLYLLAWSLAAYLPTSNAGITGLPHWFEMACLLVPLLFIVLCWLMVRGVFRDISLEDNDAN is encoded by the coding sequence ATGGACAAACGCTTTATTCAGGCACACCGCGAAGCGCGCTGGGCGCTGGGGCTGACGCTGCTCTATCTGCTGGCCTGGTCGCTGGCGGCCTATCTGCCGACCAGCAATGCCGGTATCACCGGTCTGCCGCACTGGTTCGAGATGGCCTGCCTGCTGGTGCCGCTGCTGTTTATCGTCCTGTGCTGGCTGATGGTACGCGGCGTGTTCCGCGATATTTCGCTGGAGGATAACGATGCGAACTGA
- the panF gene encoding sodium/pantothenate symporter — translation MRTEVILPLIAYLLLVFGLSVYAYSRRQSGNFLSEYFLGNRSMGGFVLAMTLTATYISASSFIGGPGAAYKYGLGWVLLAMIQLPAVWLSLGVLGKKFAILARRYNAITLNDMLYGRYQSRLLVWLASLSLLVAFLGAMTVQFIGGARLLETAAGIPYDTGLLIFGISIALYTAFGGFRASVLNDAMQGLVMLIGTVLLLVAVIHAAGGLHSAVDKLQQIDPALVSPQGGEQILSLPFMASFWILVCFGVIGLPHTAVRCISYKDSKAVHRGIILGTMVVAVLMFGMHLAGALGRAVLPDLKIPDQVIPTLMITVLPPYAAGIFLAAPMAAIMSTINAQLLQSSATIVKDLYLGVRPQHMQNERLIKRFSSLTTLILGLLVLLAAWRPPEMIIWLNLLAFGGLEAVFLWPLVLGLYWERANAQGALSSMVTGAVCYTLLASFKLQLAGLHPIVPSLLLSLLAFYIGNVVGEKRRVASSLPS, via the coding sequence ATGCGAACTGAAGTGATCCTGCCGTTAATCGCCTACCTGCTGCTGGTGTTCGGGCTGTCGGTGTATGCTTACAGTCGGCGTCAGAGCGGCAACTTCCTCAGCGAATATTTCCTCGGTAACCGGTCAATGGGCGGCTTCGTGCTGGCCATGACGCTGACCGCCACCTATATCAGCGCCAGTTCCTTCATCGGTGGCCCCGGCGCCGCCTACAAATACGGCCTTGGCTGGGTACTGCTGGCCATGATCCAACTGCCTGCGGTGTGGCTGTCGCTCGGCGTGCTGGGCAAAAAGTTCGCCATTCTGGCGCGCCGCTATAACGCCATCACCCTGAACGACATGCTGTACGGCCGCTATCAAAGCCGTCTGTTGGTATGGCTGGCCAGCCTCAGCCTGCTGGTGGCGTTCCTGGGCGCCATGACGGTGCAATTTATCGGCGGCGCGCGCCTGCTGGAAACCGCGGCCGGTATCCCATACGACACCGGCCTGCTGATTTTCGGCATCAGCATCGCGCTCTATACCGCCTTTGGCGGTTTCCGCGCCAGCGTGCTGAATGACGCCATGCAAGGACTGGTGATGCTGATCGGCACCGTGCTGCTGCTGGTTGCGGTGATCCACGCCGCCGGCGGCCTGCACAGCGCGGTGGACAAACTGCAACAGATCGACCCGGCGCTGGTGTCGCCGCAGGGCGGCGAGCAAATCCTCAGCCTGCCCTTTATGGCATCGTTCTGGATCCTGGTGTGCTTTGGCGTGATTGGCTTGCCGCATACCGCGGTGCGCTGCATCTCATACAAAGACAGCAAAGCGGTGCATCGCGGCATTATTCTCGGCACCATGGTGGTGGCGGTGCTGATGTTCGGCATGCATCTGGCCGGCGCGTTGGGCCGCGCGGTGTTGCCGGATCTGAAAATCCCCGATCAGGTGATCCCGACGCTGATGATCACCGTGCTGCCGCCGTACGCCGCCGGCATTTTCCTGGCCGCACCGATGGCGGCAATCATGTCGACGATTAACGCCCAACTGCTGCAATCTTCCGCCACTATCGTCAAAGATCTCTATCTTGGCGTGCGCCCACAGCACATGCAGAACGAAAGGTTGATCAAGCGTTTTTCCAGCCTGACCACGTTGATCCTCGGTCTGCTGGTGCTGCTGGCGGCCTGGCGACCGCCGGAAATGATCATCTGGCTGAATCTGCTGGCGTTTGGCGGCCTGGAGGCGGTATTCCTGTGGCCGCTGGTGCTTGGGCTGTACTGGGAGCGCGCCAACGCGCAGGGAGCGCTTAGCTCAATGGTGACAGGTGCGGTATGCTATACGCTATTGGCCAGCTTCAAGCTGCAGTTGGCGGGGTTGCACCCTATCGTGCCTTCGTTGTTGCTCAGCCTGCTGGCGTTTTATATCGGTAACGTCGTCGGCGAAAAGCGCCGGGTGGCGTCATCATTACCCTCTTAA
- the accC gene encoding acetyl-CoA carboxylase biotin carboxylase subunit, whose protein sequence is MLDKIVIANRGEIALRILRACKELGIKTVAVHSTADRDLKHVLLADETVCIGPAPSVKSYLNIPAIISAAEITGAVAIHPGYGFLSENADFAEQIERSGFIFIGPKAETIRLMGDKVSAINAMKKAGVPCVPGSDGPLTDDMDKNRAFAKRIGYPVIIKASGGGGGRGMRVVRSDKDLEQSISMTKAEAKAAFNNDMVYMEKYLENPRHIEIQILADGQGNAIYLAERDCSMQRRHQKVVEEAPAPGITSEMRRYIGERCSKACVEIGYRGAGTFEFLYENGEFYFIEMNTRIQVEHPVTEMITGVDLIKEQLRIAAGQPLSIKQDEVKVHGHAVECRINAEDPNTFLPSPGKITRFHAPGGFGVRWESHIYAGYTVPPYYDSMIGKLITYGENRDVAIARMKNALAELIIDGIKTNVELQQKIMSDENFQHGGTNIHYLEKKLGLQET, encoded by the coding sequence ATGCTTGATAAAATTGTTATCGCCAACCGCGGCGAGATCGCGCTTCGTATCCTGCGTGCTTGTAAAGAGCTGGGCATCAAAACCGTTGCCGTGCACTCCACAGCCGATCGCGATCTGAAACACGTACTGCTGGCTGACGAGACCGTCTGTATTGGTCCTGCGCCCTCGGTAAAAAGCTATTTGAACATCCCGGCAATCATCTCTGCGGCGGAAATTACCGGCGCAGTGGCGATCCACCCGGGCTACGGCTTCCTGTCCGAAAACGCCGACTTCGCCGAGCAGATCGAACGCTCCGGCTTTATCTTCATCGGCCCGAAAGCCGAAACCATCCGCCTGATGGGCGACAAGGTTTCTGCGATCAATGCCATGAAGAAAGCCGGCGTGCCTTGCGTCCCTGGCTCCGATGGCCCGCTGACCGACGACATGGATAAAAACCGTGCCTTCGCCAAGCGCATCGGCTACCCGGTGATCATCAAGGCCTCCGGCGGCGGCGGCGGCCGTGGCATGCGCGTAGTGCGCAGCGACAAAGATCTCGAACAGTCCATTTCCATGACCAAAGCGGAAGCCAAAGCGGCTTTCAACAATGACATGGTTTACATGGAAAAATACCTGGAAAACCCACGTCATATCGAAATTCAGATTTTGGCGGACGGCCAGGGCAACGCCATCTATCTGGCCGAGCGCGACTGCTCCATGCAGCGCCGCCACCAGAAAGTGGTTGAAGAGGCTCCGGCACCGGGCATCACCAGCGAAATGCGCCGTTACATCGGCGAGCGCTGCTCGAAGGCCTGTGTGGAAATCGGTTATCGCGGCGCAGGCACCTTCGAGTTCCTGTATGAAAACGGCGAGTTCTATTTCATCGAAATGAACACCCGTATTCAGGTTGAACACCCGGTTACCGAAATGATCACCGGCGTGGATCTGATCAAAGAGCAGCTGCGCATCGCTGCCGGTCAGCCGCTGTCGATCAAACAAGACGAAGTGAAGGTCCACGGCCATGCGGTGGAATGCCGTATCAACGCCGAAGACCCGAACACCTTCCTGCCGAGCCCGGGCAAGATCACCCGTTTCCATGCGCCAGGCGGTTTCGGCGTGCGTTGGGAATCTCATATTTACGCCGGTTATACCGTACCGCCGTATTATGATTCCATGATCGGCAAACTGATCACTTACGGTGAAAACCGTGACGTGGCCATTGCCCGCATGAAGAACGCCCTGGCTGAGCTGATCATCGATGGCATCAAAACCAACGTTGAACTGCAGCAAAAGATCATGAGCGACGAAAACTTCCAGCACGGTGGCACCAACATCCACTACCTGGAGAAGAAGCTGGGTCTGCAGGAAACCTAA